The genomic stretch TCCGCAGCAATTCGCGTTCCCGACGAGGACGCGTTCTTCGTCCCGGTCCACTCAATAAGCAGATAGTGATAGCTGTACGTGATGGTCCCGGAGTCCCAGAGGGCCTTGTCGTACTGAGTAGCCGCAGAGTACAGGTCCACGGTGGTCTTGTAGACGCCATCGAGATAGACATTCGCCTTTCCGAAGTTCGGCCCGAGTTCGCCGTACCAGGTCATCTTCTCGCCGTTGAAATAGACATGCGCCTGGGCGCCACTGGCGTCCGTGTGTGCCCACGAGCCGCCGCTGCCGGATCCCGTGACAGTCGTCCACGGCCCCTTCAAAACGATGTTCGAGTTGTCCTGCTGGTACGTGTTGGTCGCCAGACGGACCCGGAAGAGCTTGCTCTTCGTCGTCTCGACATGCCCGGCCTTGTCCACTGAGTACCAGTAGACGGTATGCCAGCCCCACGCGTTGATGTATGCCGACGTGCCTTGTTGCCAAGCGCCGTTGTCGAACTTGTAGTACGTCCTGTCAACGCCCGAGTGTGCGTCGGTGGGGAAGAAGTTGATCAGCGCATCGCCGGCGTAGGTGTCGCCGCAGTCCGAGGTGGTGACCGGGGCTGTGTAGTCGATCTTCACGTAGGCGGTCTTCTCGGCCTCCGTGTTGTTGCGCGTGTCTCGCGCGTAGTACTTGACTGTCGTGGTGCCCTCGGCTGACACGGTCCATGGGCTTCCGTAGATGTTGTATGTCTGTCCGCCGTTGGTTGAGTAGAAGATCGCATCGATCTGAGAGGCGGTATCTGTCGCGGTGATCGAAACCTGGACCGGCGCCGTTACCCAACCTGTGGGACCATTGAACGTGGACACAGGGGGTTCGGTATCCGGCGGAAGAACCGAGATGTTTGCGACGGTAGGTGTTTCCACGTTGCCGGCACCGTCGGCCGAGTAGAACGCGAGCGTATGCTCGCCGAATGTGCTGATGGGAACGCTCAGTCCTGTGATCCACGATCCGCCATTCAAGCTGTACTTGGTGAAGGAGATACCCGAACCGCCGGAGTCGCTGGCGGCGAGAGTGATGAGCGCTGTCTCGACATAGTAGGGCTGTGGATTGACCATCAACGTGCTGGGGGCGGTGTTGTCGAGCTGGAGCACTCTCTCGCGCACAGGCTCCACGTTGCCGCGGTTGTCCACGGAGTAGAAGCGGACTGGGTAGATGCCCGCCTCGGCAACCAGGATTGGCCCTTCGTACAGGGTCGGCGTCTCTTCCTCGCTACTGAGGTAGTAGTAGGTAGCCGCCACTCCGGTGACATCGTCCTCGGCGTACAGGTTGATGTAGAAGGGTCCCTTGGTCCAGCCGCCCGGGATGTTGGAGTCAGTCACGGGGGGTCGATCATCGACCGGCAAGATGCTGATGAGCTTGAGCTGAGAGTTCTCTTCGTTGCCTGCGAAGTCGATCGACTTGTAGTAGAGCGTGTGGAGAATCTCGCCGCTGACTTCGATGGGGGCGCTGTAGTCTCGCCATATGTCGCCGTCGAGCTTGTACTGTATGCGCTGGACACCGGACACGTCGGGTGGCCCGCCAGCCCAGTTGTCGGTCGCAGAGATAGTCACCGTGGCCGTTCCGATGTAGCTGGCTTGGGCATCCGAAGTCGTTGTGGGAGGCGTCTTGTCGATCTTCAGCCCCGTTGTCTTCGTGAGTTCGGTGTTGCCCCGGCTGTCCACGGAGTAGTACTTGATCGGCGTGATTCCCTCGGCAGTCACCGTGAATGGCGCCAAGTACGGCGTCGTGGGCTGGGTGCCGTTTGTGGAGTAGAACGTGGCCGTGACCGTCGTCACGGCGTCGATCGCATTCAGCGACACCTGGAAGTTGGTTTTGAACCACGTCTGATCCGAGAAGTTGGGCGTTGTCACCGGTGGGTTGTCATCGACCGGCTCGACGATAATCACCGCGTGCTGCAAGGCCTGGGAGTTTCCTGCGTAGTCGGTCGAGTACCAATAGAGGTCATACGTGCCGAGGAACGACATAGTCGCCGTGGTGCCGAACTGGGCTTGGCCGTTGTTCCACCAGTACCACGTCTCCTGAACACGGGAGAGGCTGTCTGCCGGGGTCAGCTGGACAGTCGCCGAACCGTAGTACGGGGTCGTTGTCGCGTTTGATGAGGTGGTCGGCGGGGTCTTGTCCAGTTTGACGTACTGGGTCTTGACGGGCTCGACGTTGCCAGGTCGATCGACCGAGTAGTACTTGACCGTTGTGGTCCCCTCGGTCGACACCTCGAATGGCGCAAGGTATGGGGTCTCCAGTGTCGGAGTCGTTCCATCGGCTGTGCAGTACGTGCCGTTGACGGTTGAGCTGGCGTCAAGCGCGCTCAGTGTGACCAGGACGTTGTTCTTGACCCAGTTGGGGGAGATGTTGGAAAGTCGTTACCGGCGGCACCGTGTCCGGGGCTGCGGGATTCAGCTTGAGCTTCTGGACGCGGTCGTTGAGGGTATCTGCGACGTATAGGTTCCCGTCAGAGTCGATTGCCAGGTCCTCGGGCGATTTGAACTGTCCGGGGCCGCTACCGTACGTTCCGACGGTGTCAACATACGCAAGGTTGCTGTCGAACCGCACGATTCTGGAATTCTGTGTGTCAGCAACGTAGACCGTACCATCTGAGTCGATTGCGAGGCCCTGCGGGCCGTCGAACGAGTCGGAGTTGCCGAACGTGTCGACCGTGGCAATCGGAGCTCCACCTGAAGTGCTGTACTTGTAGAGCTTGTGATAGAGGGCGTCCACAACGTAGAGGTAGCCATCCGGTCCAATCTGAATACCATCCGGCCAGGCAGGCGCGGTGTTGGGAGAAGGTATGGGCAGATTCCAGTACAGATCCTGGTAGGTCCCGCTCGAGGAGTAGACCTGGATGCGGCCATTGTCCGAGTCCGAGACGTAGATGTTGTCGCTCGCATCAACAGCGACATCCAGCGGGCAGCCGAACTCGTACCCACCTGTTCCTTCGCCGTAGGATCCGAACGTGGAATCGAACGTCCCGTCTGCTGCAAGAATCATGATGCGGTCGTTCCAGGAGTCCGCGACGACTATCCGCCCCGTGGAATCGACGGCCATGCCTGCCGGCCAGATGAACTGCGGAGGAGTGGTTGAGCTGCCCGCAGTACCGTAGACGGCAGTGGGCGTGCTTGTACTGACAGCAAGGTCGTACTTGGCGATTCCGTCTAGAACGGATTCGTAGGGCTCGGCTGTGACGGCGTAGTCGGTCTCCGTGACCAGGAGGGTGTCGTCGTCGGCAAGGACGAGAGCTTCGGGATAGCCCTCTCTACCAGCTGCTATGTCCGCTTCCCACGAGTAGCTGTCGGCTGCGGACGGGAAGATGGCCGTCGCGGGTACTGGTGCGAGCAGTGCCGACTGAGCCACAACAAGCATTCCAAGGAGGAAGCTTGTCCATCGCAGACGCCTCTTGCAGAACAACACTCTGGTCACCTCCGTCAGGTCGCTCTCCCGAAGAGCGACACGACCGCATACGCCACGAGACACGAAAAAGCGTGTCTAGGTGTGTTTTCGTCTCGCGAAGCCATATACATTAGGGTTTGGTGAGATTGGGCACAGGTCAGCGCCCACTACACTTGGAGACGTGAAGTGGAAGGAAGTGGAACGACCAACTACGGTCGACCCGTTGTCGGGGCGGTAGTGACTCGGGTTCCGACGGCGAAGCGGGCCGATGAGACGGACGCGGGCTCTCTGGGTCGACCGCAGCATGAGCGGGGAGCTGTCGGATGACACATGAGTCTAGGGACGATGTAGTGGAAGTCTTAGGTTGTTCACTCAACGCGCTGACACTCCGAGAGTCGATCGAGCGCGCTGTGCGCATCGCCCAAGTCGGTGGGGCTACGCAACATGTGGTTGTGAATGCCGGCAAGTACGTTCAAATGGAGAAGGACCAGCATCTGGCGTGTATTGTGCGCAGTGCCGGATTCGTGAATGCCGACGGCATGGCTGTTGTGTGGGCGGCTCGTGTGCTGGGGCGACCTTTGCCCGAGCGTGTCACGGGCATCGACATGTTTCAAGGTCTCCTGAAACGGTGTGAGGACCTGGGAATCCCCATCTACCTGCTCGGGGCGACGGATGAAGTCCTATCCCAACTGCTTGTGGTGCTGAATCTGACGCATCCCAATCTGATCATCGCCGGGTGGAGGAATGGCTACTTCGGTGATGCAGGTAGCGCCGAGGTGGTTGATGCGATACGCGGTTCCGGCGCGCGCATGCTCTTCGTTGGCATGCCTACGCCACGCAAGGAGTACTGGCTGGCGGAGAACCTCACCCGGCTTGAAGTACCGTTCTGTATGGGTGTGGGAGGGAGTTTCGATGTCGTTTGCGGTCACGTGCGTCGTGCGCCGCTATGGATGCAGGGAGTGGGACTCGAATGGTTCTATCGGCTGGTGCAGGAGCCGAGGCGAATGTGGCGCAGATACGTGGTGGGCAACGCGACATTCATCCGATTGGTGGCGCGAGAATGGATGAGGATGCGTCTTCGTAGTCGCGACGCCCTGTGAAACCAGCTACCGGAGGGAATCGTCTCTTCTTTGGGCGGTGGTGCGGGCTAGGGACTATGGAACGGCGACGAGCGAGAGCACTGAATGGAGTCTTTGTGAGACGCGGGAATGACTCCGTGGATTCGCGCTAGGCAACCGCGGAAGTGGCAAGAACCGTCGACGATGGTGACGACACTTCTTGGCGCGAGCGGCCAACCAGAATCACTTCGAACGCATATACTTGTTCCGTCGCGACCCCCGCAAGGAGATGATGTGACCTCTTCACCGGTCGAAAGCACATCCGGTCTCCATAGCTGTGCCGCACTTTCGCGACGGATCCGTCGGAAGACTGTCCGGCTAATGCTGTTCGCCTCCGATATCGTTGCCCTGGTGGCTTCGGGATACCTGGCAACGTACGTTCGTTTCGGGAATCTCGCAGTGCCTGTCACGTTCGAAAACAGGGACATCTACGTAACCTTTGTCGCGCTGTCGATCATGGCTGTGCCGCTCTGGCTGTCTTTTCTGGCCACAGAAGGGCTCTACGACCTCGATCGACTGTCGTGGGGGATGGGCGAGCTCGGGAGCGTAAGCCGTGCCCTGTCGCTGGGAGTCGTCGGATTCATAGTCTTCACGTATGTCTTGAAGCTTGCCGGCCTTTCGCGCGCATGGCTTTTGCTGGTTTGGGCGTTTTCCGTGGCGCTGGTCCTCGCGGGTCGCGTTATCGTGCGGGCTGTGATCATGCGCAGGCGCGTGCGCGGCGACTTCGCAAAGCCGACGCTCGTCGTGGGATCGAACGCGGAAGGAGCCGCCATCATTCGGGTCCTGAGTGCGAACCCGACTTCCGGACTGGTTCCCGCCGGGTGTCTCTCATCTTCGCAATCCGAGCGTCTCTCGCTGGACTTCTGCAGTCCGGAGATTCCATGCCTTGGGTCGGCCCGCGAACTGCGAGACGTCATAGGGGTACACAGGATCGACACCGTCGTGATTGCCTCTTCCGCGTTCGATCACGACGTGCTCGCACGCATGCTGGCGGAGCTTCGAGATCAAGACGTTGATGTGCACGTCTCCTCGGGACTGTTCGAGATTCTTACCCGAAGGGTGCTCGTTCGCGAGGTCGGGGGAGTGCCGCTGATTACCGTCAAAGGACTGTCGCTCTCGCGTCGCAATCTGCTTACGAAACGAGTGTTCGACATCGTTGTGGCGCTGTTGATCGTGCTTGTCGGCATGCCGATCTGGCTGACAATTGTGGCAATCATCAAGGCGA from Actinomycetota bacterium encodes the following:
- a CDS encoding sugar transferase, coding for MLFASDIVALVASGYLATYVRFGNLAVPVTFENRDIYVTFVALSIMAVPLWLSFLATEGLYDLDRLSWGMGELGSVSRALSLGVVGFIVFTYVLKLAGLSRAWLLLVWAFSVALVLAGRVIVRAVIMRRRVRGDFAKPTLVVGSNAEGAAIIRVLSANPTSGLVPAGCLSSSQSERLSLDFCSPEIPCLGSARELRDVIGVHRIDTVVIASSAFDHDVLARMLAELRDQDVDVHVSSGLFEILTRRVLVREVGGVPLITVKGLSLSRRNLLTKRVFDIVVALLIVLVGMPIWLTIVAIIKATSPGPVFYGQERIGKGGRPFKMLKFRSMVANADQLLAELRAANEASGPLFKMKDDPRVTKIGHWMRGHSIDEFPQLLNVLMGEMSLVGPRPPLPREVNEYTEHHWRRLEVVPGMTGLWQVSGRSALTFDEMVRLDLFYIENWSVGLDTSLLFRTIPAVVFARGAY
- a CDS encoding WecB/TagA/CpsF family glycosyltransferase, which produces MEVLGCSLNALTLRESIERAVRIAQVGGATQHVVVNAGKYVQMEKDQHLACIVRSAGFVNADGMAVVWAARVLGRPLPERVTGIDMFQGLLKRCEDLGIPIYLLGATDEVLSQLLVVLNLTHPNLIIAGWRNGYFGDAGSAEVVDAIRGSGARMLFVGMPTPRKEYWLAENLTRLEVPFCMGVGGSFDVVCGHVRRAPLWMQGVGLEWFYRLVQEPRRMWRRYVVGNATFIRLVAREWMRMRLRSRDAL
- a CDS encoding NHL repeat-containing protein, with product MLFCKRRLRWTSFLLGMLVVAQSALLAPVPATAIFPSAADSYSWEADIAAGREGYPEALVLADDDTLLVTETDYAVTAEPYESVLDGIAKYDLAVSTSTPTAVYGTAGSSTTPPQFIWPAGMAVDSTGRIVVADSWNDRIMILAADGTFDSTFGSYGEGTGGYEFGCPLDVAVDASDNIYVSDSDNGRIQVYSSSGTYQDLYWNLPIPSPNTAPAWPDGIQIGPDGYLYVVDALYHKLYKYSTSGGAPIATVDTFGNSDSFDGPQGLAIDSDGTVYVADTQNSRIVRFDSNLAYVDTVGTYGSGPGQFKSPEDLAIDSDGNLYVADTLNDRVQKLKLNPAAPDTVPPVTTFQHLPQLGQEQRPGHTERA